The Pseudochaenichthys georgianus chromosome 23, fPseGeo1.2, whole genome shotgun sequence sequence CAtgtctcatacagcatctctgtatagtatgtgtattcactctctgtcctaaacggcttgttggagctcccccccccccccctgtgagcccactgtgctctgatgtgtgattatgtgttacaatggtgtttgttagcaaccagaaaaggacaccagtaaggacaatcagatgagaatgctgcgtggggtctgggtgccgtgttggcgggacgttgcggggctcgctgctccgccctttgctttgaggctcgaggggcggacagtgtgagctggactactggtgtcatttcctggttgctgcgagTGTGTGGCGAACTGTGAGTGGAGATCCACGGAGACGTGGCtaagaaaagataaggctgagtgagtgtgtgtgtctgaggagctccacggattggtccattgggACCTGGGTatcgttacgtcactatactcaggaagaaaaaatggaaaaatagaaatgtccaacgaggcgttctggggcagcacagacaggtcttttctgtgttagagttgtactcgctacaggctgtactttgagggtttgtgactctgcagaccgtttacatgcagaaaaagctacataacacacaaggggacgggtaataaccggaaaagcatgacatgggacctttaaagcatATTATTCAAGTAACTTATAATTTAgcttatgaggcaatatacctctaTTGAGTGGCCAGGCCCATCGTATgcttttctgtatgtggccctcagggaaaaaagtttggacacccccgGTATAGAGCTTTTTAACTCACTTTGCTACACAGGTTCAGTTAGGGCTATATTATTTGATGAACTGATAGAGATGGTTGTACCTGCAGGGAGAAGCACAGGTCCTCTGCTGAACACTGACCCGAGCTGATCATCTTGTGAGCAGCTTCCTAAGACAGAAAAATAACTGTTCGGATTATGAACCAGAAAATAAATTGACAGTGGAACAACTGGAGCAATATTGACTGTTGAAAGCCAAAGTTGAAAAAGGGAAGGAgatatgacatttttttttttaaacttagcTAGATCTGTAAGTTACAAACGCTGCTTACTTCTCAGAAAGACTTGGTATTTTACTCGGCCTGGGATCAGGGTGTCAAGCACCTCGGAATTCTTACACTTGTTCCTTGCTTTGGACAGTAACTTTGAAGTTAGCCATGTTGCTAACAGTTCATAAACACGTTTTGTTGTTCACATTACATTTAACTGGCAGCTAATATGTTATCTCCATTTGTTTGGAAATAAATGCCATGCGTCCTGTGTTGTGAAAAGCTGTGAGGAAAATTGATGAAATCCGATGGAGGCACCAGCAATAATACCACTTGAAAACACTAAAAGAGAGAGTTTGAACGTTTGTCACAAATGTTGCACATAGTCAAAAGACAGCAGAGAAGAATAAACAATTATTAAGATACAAGCATTTATTGTAGACCAACACTTCCAAGGAAGAGCAAGCCACTCACCTCAATGTAAGAGGTAATCCCAGAAAATGAGACGTCCATTCCTTTTACCGTATATGGTAGCTCCACATACTGACTCCCTCTGACAGCATGGACAAAAAGCAGAGGTAAGTATTTATCATTAGtatacaaacaaacattaaGCAAACAACACTGGAGCTGCTTAGTGGCTCTCTTACTTTTTAGCCATCTGCTCGATGTTGTATCCTGGACTGGGGTCATTGGAAATCTGAGTGGAGAAACATTTCCAGATTCAGTATTAAagggacctattatgcaaaatccactttttcatgtattttatccattaacatgtgtcccctctgtgtaaagagattctgaaagttttagGAAGAAAGACcccttctctttttgtcctgatccatttatataaaaacctgtctgaaaatgagctgatcagattttggccactttatgatgtcatgacgattttttggcttgtgtaaccattagccaatcagcaaccaaggtacccccccccccaccttatcacctgaatctcctcctagagcaccattgtgttctttttaaccaaatatctggcgggggctccttattttcatctaaggtaacagacagagaatcagcacttttgaaacagggctgaaacagaggggattatgggatgctgcaatgatctgtttggtatttcgagccaaacacttcagagacatgttttgtatatgtatatgtatatatgacctataatatattgatgaaaaacagtataataggggacctttaacacaCATTTATCACAGGCAGCAATAGGCCATTTATTATTCAATTGAAAGTCATGGTACACACCTTTATAACTCTAGCAAACCTGTCCAGGCAGTTGCCAACTGCGATGTCGATGGTCTCCCCAAAGATTCTGTATCGCCGCTCAGAGTATGCAATAACCTGCACAGGAAGAAATGACATTTATACCTAATGAACTTAAAACTGTGTATGTTATAGCTCACTCTTTATGCACAGAAACCGACCTGTGTGTTTCCTCCACTGACGTAAAGCACGGTGGGGTTGTCGGCTTGTGTGATGAGTCGGCCCATCTCAATGTGTCCAATGCAGTGGTTCACACCGAGCAGCGGCTTCCCCCACAGCTGGGCAACTGTACGAGCCACCAGAGCCACCGTCACCAAGGGAGAGCCCATACCAGGACCTGATGAAGCGACAAAGGACAGAAAATGCAAGATTAAACTGGATGTAATGTCACATGCACATCAGCttcagtgtagaaatggcaatgaaaatcttatGACCCGagcgagctcctccaacaatgcatcatagttatataataaaatacaaaaatagaaaatagtgcaagaagtctatatacacgtaaatagaatatgataataattacatttacattCTGTACTTGTATATGATATATCATATTCAATTTACGTGTTCTTGCACTATTTATTTAAATTTTATTATATAACTTTgttggaggaaaaagagaggtgtTTGTGACGTTGGAGTGATGATGTTACATTCTGGTTTGAGAGAAAGCATCATATCGTCTGTCCGTTTGGTGTCGCCTTGCGGGAATATAATAAGACCTTTTATAGATAATGAAATACTATGTTGCACCAGTCTGAATAAAATGTCCACTTGCTTTTTTTCTCAGCCAATACCTGTGGATGAGAGTAGCACATAGCATAGAAATGGGTTTTCTATTGTGATACCATTCAATATCTAGAAAAATAATATACATCAAGCTATTCTACGTTCTCTTGTAATGTCACTGGcatggatttttttttaatcaaaaccAGTATGGAGCCTGATGAATCATGTTATCATTGTTCCGACAAGCATGTGACACGTTCATATCTGATTCTCCCACAAGGTGAACACCCAGCATGTTATGTTACCTTTGGTGAACGCCACACAGTCGATGTCTGCAGGCTTCAGCCCTGCTTGCTCCAGCGCCTCCTTCAGGACCGTCAGAATGACAGCACGGTGGTGCCTGGCGGTGTCACTCGGCAAGAAACCTGATGGGTAAAAAACCAGATTGTTAACTTCACATGCAAGATTGTTAGACTTTTACATATCACCGGTAAAGTGAAAGGGACAACTTGCCTTGACCAGGGGGGGTAATGTAGGTCCGTCTCGGGTTAGACAGCACTTCACCATCCCTGATGATTCCAATGCCAATCTTATTGGCACTTCCCTCAAATCCAATTACTATAGTCATGGCGGCTGAAAGACATTGACAGGAAATAGAATAGCAATGAGTAGAGGTGACTAATGCAGTGTGTCTTTATATGGAAGTGAGTAATAGATTGCATTACTTAATCTCTCTTAAAACCCCATTCTTTGCAAGATAATAGAATCATGAAAAGTAGGTGATGGAGAAATAATAGATACTCAGCCTTCTAGTAAATAAAACTAGTAAATAAAACTTTCGACCCTCATTTTTAATTTCAAAAAGGGAAACAGCAGGGAAGTAAAAGGACAGGCAGCAAGAGAGCATGaaataaattaaaacaaataatgctTTGTTTTCATGACAGTTTGTCCAATGTGCTCCATGCCCAGTGGAGTGTTCTCAGGGCATTTACCTTCATTTAGCAAGGTTTGCATGTGATTAAACTGGggcactttaaagagtcaaacACTTAAATATCTAACGGGATACAACATCAGCCTCATGGCAGATGCTTTACCTACAAAATGCCTCATTATacgttacatacataaatactttCCACATGAAGCTAACCCTAAACCAAAATAAGGCTACCTGTGTGCACATGAAGCTAGTAGTGCTAGTAGTGTAGAATTGAAGTACCGTGAAGCTAGCACAACTAGCTTCACGGTACTTCAATTCTACATTGAATATTAAATTAGACATAGGCCTACCTATCTTATTGCTCTTCTTCGGTGGTTCACATGTATTCAACTTGTttctactttttttaataataactcTTCTACCTCCTGAATGTATTATAAGAACTTATGTTCAATACCTGATCTGGAGGGTCCCAAACATTGGAAGCTGTAGAGATGGCCTGACCAAAAAGCTATGTCCGAATAATGTTTTACCTCAGCAGCATCTTAGAATTATGTTATATGTAATAAAGCAGTCATAATTGTGTAGTTTtgtcaattaaaaaataaaacacagtgGGAAAATAACGTGTTTTGTCATTTATAATCAGGCACAATGAGCGAAGACAGCGCGTGGTCGGAAATCATCGGTGTGCTTTGTGAGCGTGTGTTTTGGAGGAGAATAAGAAGAAGCACTTTGTCTTTTGCATCCTGTTGAGAAAGTGCAAGTAAGATTATTTGCATTTCATTTTCCTGGACCGTGTAGCTGCTTGAAATGAAAACGTTTGCGTAATTTAACCGCATTTGCATTTGGAGATAAATTAAATAAGCTGTGAATGAGCAAATAAGTAGCTACCTTGGTATTCTCCATTCATTCAGCAGGCCGTCTGCTGCTCTTTGTCACAGAGCAGCTAGCGTTAGCATAGCTTGCATTTAACACGCAAACACTTCAGCTGTTTTTGTTTGCATGCATGTCTTTTACATGCATACTATTAATTGTGCATTCAGCAGTTAGCAAATAAGTTCATATTTTCTATTTAGTGCGTTTGGCTGTATGCTCAAACCCTTTGTCAGAGTTTACTGCAGACCGTAGAAAGCGGCTGAGACGCAATATTTGTAAATACATGCATACTTGTAAACAGAAACGTTATGTACTACAAGGACACTGAAAACACCACTTATATGATATGACATGCATTATTTGAAGATACTCAAGCTGATATTGCTTAAAGTAATTTGATAACTGGAAAACGTTTTACCATTTCCTTTGAGTCACTATAAAAAAATAACAGACCGATATATTGACCAATATAAGCGTTATTGTATTTAATGTctgatacatttaaaacaaaaaaaaacgagTTCTCAGTGAAGCACATCTCTCATTTAAAAAACTTTACATTTCCAACTATAAACTTAAAGATACGTTTCCTGGCTCTACTGAGAAACATCTCTTAACCTCAACCTTAAATGGAGCCGTTTTTGTGATGACAGAAAATCCCAAGTTTGTTCTATTGGAATAAAGGCAAACTATTTTCAATTCCcccaaaaaatatgtttttcctTAAACAGTAATGCCCAAAAATgttaatgtaaaacaaaattCATGAAATTCCCTGAATCCAAGGTGATATCCTCAAATTGCTTGTTTTGCCCAACCAGAAGCACAATGATACAGAACAAAAAAGCCATTTCTTTCTCTACAGTTAAACCTGCAGATTTGTTGGCCTTGATGACAGTTGAGTTTCTGACTTGTGTATTGTTGTAGCATTTGCCACTTCTTTAACaatctgttttgtttttccagCGGCTCGTGTGctgttgtgtgtgcgtgttgtgTGTCTGCAAAGTGTGTTTGGAGCCAGGGCCAATTTAAGTATGAAGAGAGGAAAGAAGACAGAGGATGCAGCTGCAGATGAGGAAAATGACACAGGCTCTGGTACTACAGCTGTTCTCTACATTAAAACCCTTACACACATTGTCCTGACTTAAATATGTGGCCTGACCCTATGTCTTTATTTCACCTGATAGCTTCagcaaagaaaacaaagaaggCGAAAGAGCCAGAGGCCCCGATACTGTACGAGGATCCTCCAGACAAAATGACCTGCAAAGATGGACGTGAAGCCAACATGAAGATCACTTCCTGGAACGTCGACGGTCTGAGGGCATGGGTGAAAAAGAATGGCCTGGATGTGAGTTAACAATGAATATAAGCAACATAAAGGATTTCCTGAGTTTAGTATTCAGATTGGTTTTAATGGAAAATGCTTGTGTTCTCCCTTCCAGTGGGTGCGTGAGGAGTCTCCAGATGTTTTGTGTCTGCAGGAGACAAAGTGTGCAGAAAAATCCCTCCCTGCTGCCATCACCTCCATGCCAGAGTATCCTTACAAATACTGGGCAGCGTCCGATGAAAAGGAGGGTTACAGTGGTGTGGCCATGCTCTGCAAGACTGAACCCATCAAGGTCACCTATGGCATTGGTGAGTGGTGTCTTtaactgttttcatttaaataaatgaaccaTGGGCTTTTAATAATCTTTCAAATGCAGGGCATCATTTTAACTGAGTTTGCCAAGTACAGCTACAAACTGGGGGCATTCATTTCTTAAAGTCTCCACTGGTTGTGATGCAACTGCTCCAACATGCTGCACATAATCCCTGTAAAATTCAAACTTGTTGCCTTTGCACTTTTGTATTACTGGAACTGAATACAACTTAAACTGAACCTTCTCTGCCTTTCTCCAGGTAAAGAAGAGCATGACAAGGAGGGCCGTGTCATCACTGCCGAGTTCCCCACCTTTTACCTGGTGACCGCCTATGTGCCAAACTCCGGAAGAGGTCTTGTGCGCCTAGATTACCGCAAAACCTGGGACGTGGACTTCCGGGCGTACCTGAGCGAGCTGGACATACAGAAGCCCCTGGTGCTGTGTGGTGACCTTAATGTCGCACACCAGGAGATCGACCTGAAGAACCCCAAGGGGAACAAGAAAAACGCAGGCTTCACCCCTGACGAGCGCCAAGGCTTCACCCAACTGCTAGAGTCCGGTTTCACCGACAGCTTCCGCGAGCTCTACCCGGAGCAGACCAACGCCTACACCTTCTGGACCTACATGATGAACTCCCGCTCCAAGAACGTGGGCTGGAGGCTCGATTACTTCGTGCTGTCGTCCAGCCTGCTGCCGGGCCTGTGCGACTGCAAGATCCGCAACAAGGCCTTGGGAAGCGACCACTGCCCCATCAGCCTGCACATAGCTGTGTAGCTCAAAGTTTTACATGACCTTTATCGTTTTCTTACTACTGCCATTCAGAATCGGGTAAAACTATCACGTATACCAGTGTTTGATAGAGTGAGGTGTTCTTACATGTGCTGTCAAAACTCACTATTTCAGTAGGCTAGGCAGGAGCTTAGATGTGtagtacttttaaatcaaagtttTCACATGAAACCTTCAAATAATGACTCCAAAGCACAACGCCCATTTATCCTGTTAATGCAATTAAAGTCTGTCATTAAAACAAAACACCTAACCATTGACAAAGCGCGTTCCGGTTTGGTTACTGATAAAAGGTTTAGAGGGTCTCCAGTTTGTCAAGAAGTGTTCGGCGTTGCTTTACCAAGAAGCTAAATGTGAATAGTGGAAAACAAAAACCTTTTGAGGCGAGCATAAAGAGAGTAAAAGACAAAACAGTTTTTCAACAGTGACCCGTAACTGGCTACAAACAAGCCTCCATGCCATGTGTTGCTGAACTAAACTACTTTTGTGATGGTTGTGATGTGTTGAAGCCCATTATGTTTGAAGCTTCTTTTCCAAAGCAGTGTTAaattttttttgtaaaacatGCTCACAATAAAGATTGGATTTATGTAAAACTTTATTCCGTTCGTTATTTGATGACTGACTCAAAATGATTGGACAGATTAGCTACACCACAATGCAACTAAAAATAACACATTCCTCTGCTCAGTGTGCTTAACTCTACAGCTCAGGGAAAGATTGAAAGACCCCTCTACATTTTTCTTaaatctatatatctatatatatatatatatatatagggcaACCATTCCAGTGTCTGTTGAATTCCAACACAGAAATGCTGTCAGTAGTTCatagaataaaataataataatttactaTAAATAGTAAAACCAGAAAAACTGATGATGCTGCAGTGGTCTCTTAATTGTTTCCAGAGCTGTAGCTAGAACACATTTTCTAAACAATATAAAGTCATAATCTAAGTACAGTTACTTTTTGTCCTATTCTAATCTAGCGTCAAACTATATAACCTTCAAAATATTACATCTCAAATTAAAAACCTTGACTATGTTAACTTCATGCTATGTGTCCGTTGATGCATTTTGAGATTGTACGACTGTCTGAACCCCTTCCCACACTCGAGACAGGGGTATGGTTTTTCCCCTGAATGTGTTCGCTGGTGCCTCTTCAGGCGGTTGGCACTGAGGAAGCTCTTGTCACAATCGGCGCACGAGTACGGCCGGACTCCGGTGTGGTAGCGCAGATGTATGGTCAGGTAGCACGACTGAGTGAATCTCTTGCCACAGTGGGGGCACTGAAAGGGCTTGTGGCCCGTGTGGAAACGTTCGTGCTTCAGAAGCTCGGCGTGGGAAAAGAAGCCCTTCCCGCAGTCAGAGCAGAGGAATGGCCGCTCGCCTGAATGAGTCAGCTCGTGTCTTATCAATGTCGCCTTATAGACAAAGCTCTTGTCACACTGCGAGCAGCTGAAAACGTTTTCCCTGGTGTGGCACCGCTCGTGCTTCTTCATGTTCCGTTCCCTCTTGAAGCTTTTGCCACAGAAAGAACACATGAAGGGCATTTCCTCTGAGTGGATCTTCATGTGGCTCAGCAAACCACCATTGTAGAGAAATCCCTTGCCACACTGTGTGCATATGTGCGGCCGCTCCTTTTGATGGATGCGCTGATGTGCGGTGAGAGCTGCCCGGTAGGCGAAGCTCTTTCCACAGTTGCAGGTGTGCACTCTTTCTTCCTGGTGAGTTTGGAGGTGCCTGTTGAGGTAGCTGGCACATCTGAAGCCCAGGTCACAGCGAGGGCATTTGTAAGAGTGCTCCACCTTGTCAGCATCCTCGGCGTGCGTTTTTAGGTGTCTTACAAGTGCAGACTTCCAGGCAAACGCCCGGCCACACTCTGAACACAGATACTCGCCGTTCTCCATGTGGGTGCTCTTGTGCTCCCTCTGAGCCACCAGCGACTTAAAGAACTCCCCGCAGATCAGGCACTCATACCTGCGCCCCGGCTTGTGCGTCTGCCTGTGCCTCTCCAGCGACTGTTTGAAGGAGAATCGCCTTCCGCATTGAGAACACAAGAAGGGCTGCTCGCCTGTGTGGATGCGCTGATGGGCTTTCAGTAAGGACTGGAACTTAAAGCTCTTCTCACAGTCAGCACAACTAAAACGTCCCTCTTCATCTGTAAGGGGCTGAAAAGACATCTCGTCATCCTCAGCCTCAACAGAGTGGACTTTTTCAATGTGCTGCTGGACCTTGGCTTCTTCTGTGTGCTGGAAGGAGCACTTAAAACAGTGGATCGAAGTCGATGAGCCATCTGCCACAAAACCTGTTTGAAAAATAGAATAACAGTGTTAGGAGTTTTTCTTAGAGCCATCAAAAGGGatttaatggcgcatttccactacagcgggGAGCGTGGTTGTATTTCCACtaggcgtagttccggctagcgggtactttttcacagtttttctggctctccaaaatcgaggttctttccgggccaacaaccgggctgagtatgctaaactagtgagacaatcgctggcaactacaacaaaatgaacatattttaccgtgatttaattgtaatacacgtttcaaaatgatgccgaagtacaaaccatgaattaatgctttgacaagtctgcagacaagacagcaggcgaaatgcgtgttttctgaatggaggtcggctaagctaacgcagtatatgctccgaccgtccacactcacaacaacggacT is a genomic window containing:
- the osgep gene encoding tRNA N6-adenosine threonylcarbamoyltransferase; the protein is MTIVIGFEGSANKIGIGIIRDGEVLSNPRRTYITPPGQGFLPSDTARHHRAVILTVLKEALEQAGLKPADIDCVAFTKGPGMGSPLVTVALVARTVAQLWGKPLLGVNHCIGHIEMGRLITQADNPTVLYVSGGNTQVIAYSERRYRIFGETIDIAVGNCLDRFARVIKISNDPSPGYNIEQMAKKGSQYVELPYTVKGMDVSFSGITSYIEEAAHKMISSGQCSAEDLCFSLQETVFSMLVEITERAMAHCGSGEVLIVGGVGCNLRLQEMMGVMCKERNAKLFATDERFCIDNGAMIAQAGWEMFRSGQVTELEDSWITQRYRTDEVEVTWRD
- the apex1 gene encoding DNA repair nuclease APEX1 — its product is MKRGKKTEDAAADEENDTGSASAKKTKKAKEPEAPILYEDPPDKMTCKDGREANMKITSWNVDGLRAWVKKNGLDWVREESPDVLCLQETKCAEKSLPAAITSMPEYPYKYWAASDEKEGYSGVAMLCKTEPIKVTYGIGKEEHDKEGRVITAEFPTFYLVTAYVPNSGRGLVRLDYRKTWDVDFRAYLSELDIQKPLVLCGDLNVAHQEIDLKNPKGNKKNAGFTPDERQGFTQLLESGFTDSFRELYPEQTNAYTFWTYMMNSRSKNVGWRLDYFVLSSSLLPGLCDCKIRNKALGSDHCPISLHIAV